One region of uncultured Sulfurimonas sp. genomic DNA includes:
- a CDS encoding tetratricopeptide repeat protein — protein MLKIILSMLLLFVALFGDTKAALEAFKKKDYKLAFELYEKSAIAGDATAQNALSYLYFNAIGVEKDLKKGINWLEKAANSSDVRAQNDLGMMYLTGQNVSQNSDNAFHWLTKASEGKNPNAQYNLALMYYRGDATDQNVTKAAELLESSALQGNKQAEKNIGLVYMQLLKFDKAAEWLLKSAENGDESAYYLLAEIYCTNEKFEQAKKWAKKSKDSGNKEAELLWLKYNLEKY, from the coding sequence ATGTTAAAGATTATTTTGTCTATGTTATTGCTTTTTGTAGCATTGTTTGGAGATACTAAAGCTGCTCTTGAGGCGTTTAAGAAAAAAGATTATAAGTTGGCTTTTGAGTTGTATGAAAAGAGCGCAATAGCTGGTGATGCTACCGCACAAAATGCTCTTAGTTATCTTTACTTTAATGCAATTGGTGTAGAGAAGGATCTTAAAAAAGGGATTAACTGGTTAGAAAAAGCTGCAAATTCTTCGGATGTTAGAGCACAAAATGATTTAGGTATGATGTATTTAACGGGACAAAATGTTTCTCAAAATAGTGATAATGCATTTCATTGGCTCACAAAAGCTTCAGAAGGTAAAAATCCAAATGCCCAGTATAATCTTGCTTTAATGTACTACAGAGGAGATGCAACTGATCAAAATGTTACAAAAGCTGCAGAACTATTAGAGAGTTCTGCACTTCAAGGAAATAAACAAGCTGAAAAAAATATTGGTCTTGTGTATATGCAGCTTTTAAAGTTTGACAAAGCAGCTGAATGGTTGTTGAAAAGTGCAGAAAATGGAGATGAGAGTGCTTATTATCTTTTAGCGGAAATTTATTGTACAAATGAAAAATTTGAACAAGCAAAAAAATGGGCAAAAAAATCAAAAGATAGTGGAAATAAAGAAGCAGAGCTTCTTTGGTTAAAATATAATCTAGAAAAATATTAA
- a CDS encoding CNNM domain-containing protein: MDLLILYFTLAVGISFLCSVLEAVLLSVNMSYVSLLEKENPKAGKLLRLQKVEISKSIASILILNTIAHTLGAAAVGAQAAILFGNDAVVIISMVMTFAILFLSEIIPKTIGAVYWKQLAPASAYMIRIFIWITYPIILTTLAITNKISKGSADANSLTKEELLESMLMSEDEGVIDEKESDVIENILNLNKIKVGEILTPRSVVFALDESLSIKEVVETKEDIFKFSRIPVYCESIEEVVGIVMTKKIFQQALKDDSVSIKSIKKDIFSINENIPVSKALDLFISKKDHMFLVMDNYDQTEGIITLEDCVETILGVEIVDESDSAVDMRELAKIQMKQRRRNRIKSEKLNGLTL, encoded by the coding sequence ATGGACTTGTTGATACTATATTTCACTCTTGCAGTAGGAATATCATTTTTATGTTCAGTTCTAGAAGCAGTGCTTCTTTCTGTAAATATGTCTTATGTCTCACTTTTGGAAAAAGAAAACCCAAAAGCAGGAAAACTTTTACGTCTTCAAAAGGTAGAAATTAGTAAATCAATAGCATCAATATTGATTTTAAATACTATTGCTCACACTTTAGGAGCTGCTGCTGTTGGTGCTCAAGCTGCTATTCTTTTTGGAAATGATGCTGTTGTAATTATATCTATGGTAATGACTTTTGCCATTTTATTTTTATCTGAGATTATTCCAAAAACAATAGGAGCAGTTTATTGGAAACAACTTGCTCCTGCATCTGCTTATATGATTAGAATTTTTATATGGATTACATATCCAATTATCTTAACTACACTTGCTATTACAAATAAGATATCAAAAGGAAGTGCAGATGCAAACTCTTTAACTAAAGAAGAACTCTTAGAGAGTATGTTGATGAGTGAAGATGAAGGTGTCATTGATGAAAAAGAATCAGATGTTATAGAAAATATTTTAAACCTTAACAAGATAAAAGTTGGAGAGATATTAACACCTAGAAGTGTTGTTTTTGCTCTTGATGAAAGTTTGAGCATCAAAGAGGTTGTTGAAACAAAAGAAGATATATTTAAATTTTCTCGTATCCCAGTGTATTGTGAATCTATAGAAGAAGTTGTTGGTATAGTAATGACTAAAAAGATTTTTCAACAAGCCTTAAAAGATGATAGCGTAAGCATTAAATCTATTAAAAAAGATATCTTTTCTATCAATGAAAATATCCCAGTTAGTAAAGCACTTGACCTTTTTATATCAAAAAAAGACCATATGTTTTTGGTTATGGACAATTATGATCAAACAGAAGGGATTATTACCTTAGAAGATTGTGTTGAGACAATTTTGGGTGTTGAGATAGTTGATGAGAGTGATTCTGCTGTAGATATGCGTGAGCTTGCTAAAATACAGATGAAACAAAGAAGAAGAAACAGAATAAAAAGCGAAAAATTAAATGGATTAACGTTGTAA
- a CDS encoding FAD-dependent oxidoreductase, which produces MKTVLIIGGGFAGLEAAIFLKKSNYDVTLVSDRDYFFIYPTSIWIPTREENFENICVNLDELKKVHGFNLIVDALTNIDAKSNSYTLASGKVLNGFDHVILAMGASKMKPDGIENTLSICGDPKESILIRDAIDALIKKGSGKVCFGFGGNPKDSSAVRGGPAFELLFNLHNLLEKKGIRDNFELTFFAPMSEPGKRMGDKALKMMDMFFNKLNIKQHFGKKIKTFLKDAIVFEDDSKLKSDFTMFIAAGDGHSIVANSDLPTNEAGFIQIDDYCNVVFKDPLMPKNIYAIGDIAALQGSDWRAKQGHIAEVMAKNVAFNIEQKDSGKSEFKGYKEHLNILCVMDSGNGASFIYRDDKKAYMIPLPIIGHWLKKGWGHYCKLSKLNKVPRLPGL; this is translated from the coding sequence ATGAAAACTGTATTAATTATTGGTGGTGGTTTTGCTGGTCTTGAAGCAGCTATATTTTTAAAAAAATCAAATTATGATGTTACCTTAGTAAGTGATAGAGACTATTTTTTTATATATCCAACTTCTATCTGGATTCCAACAAGAGAAGAGAATTTTGAAAATATTTGTGTAAATCTTGATGAGTTAAAAAAAGTGCACGGATTTAACCTTATAGTAGATGCACTTACAAACATAGATGCAAAATCAAACTCTTATACACTTGCTAGTGGAAAAGTTCTAAATGGTTTTGATCATGTGATTTTAGCTATGGGTGCTTCAAAAATGAAACCAGATGGAATCGAGAACACTCTTTCTATCTGTGGTGACCCAAAAGAGTCAATCCTAATTAGAGATGCCATAGATGCTCTAATCAAAAAAGGAAGTGGAAAAGTTTGCTTCGGTTTTGGAGGAAATCCAAAAGATTCGTCTGCTGTTCGTGGTGGACCTGCATTTGAATTACTCTTTAATCTACATAATCTTTTAGAGAAAAAAGGGATTAGAGATAATTTTGAATTAACTTTTTTTGCACCTATGAGTGAGCCTGGAAAAAGAATGGGTGATAAAGCCTTAAAAATGATGGATATGTTTTTTAATAAGCTCAATATCAAACAACATTTTGGTAAAAAAATTAAAACATTTTTAAAAGATGCCATTGTTTTTGAAGATGATTCAAAACTTAAATCTGATTTTACTATGTTTATAGCAGCTGGAGATGGTCATAGTATAGTAGCAAACTCAGATCTTCCTACAAACGAAGCTGGATTTATACAAATAGACGATTACTGCAATGTAGTTTTTAAAGACCCACTTATGCCAAAAAACATATATGCTATTGGTGATATTGCAGCACTCCAAGGATCTGACTGGAGAGCAAAACAAGGTCATATAGCAGAAGTTATGGCTAAAAATGTTGCTTTTAATATTGAACAAAAAGATAGTGGAAAATCTGAGTTTAAAGGCTATAAAGAGCACTTAAACATACTATGTGTTATGGATAGTGGAAATGGAGCTTCATTTATATATAGAGATGATAAAAAAGCATATATGATACCTCTTCCAATTATTGGACATTGGCTAAAAAAAGGGTGGGGACATTATTGTAAATTGTCTAAGTTAAATAAAGTTCCTAGACTTCCTGGACTTTAG
- a CDS encoding DUF4105 domain-containing protein codes for MNNEISEIDDNNFFLAKDGKTNAKNELDATLEALFNESSFDDNSTACRFPARKSWLKKELNITDFPEVTCTEYDKILKRLNPKSATLVFPSAHINSPASMFGHTFLRINSAYKSKLLSYAINYAADANPDTENGVVFAIKGLFGGYYGKYSLLPYYDKLKEYRDTEQRDIWEYDLNLNEEEVQRMVEHIWELNGTHSNYYFFTENCSYNMLWFIEIARPSVNLRDYFNYQVIPLETVHAALSEKLIDKKHYRASKRTILLKYETLLKPENLNLPKKLVNSKISIENITNNTSISTQQKMYILEASIEFLEYSFSKNDMDKQDYLELFHNITKARAKLGKGEEINISTPANPIDSHKGVKATAGLGSRENEAISFLGIRPAYHSLEDSNYGFLRGTQIEFMDVLLSYSDKKVEVENTTIISIVSLAQRSEFFDSFSWRTKFGWDRNYIDEKSNFIATLGAGYSWGNELAFTYIMLDPLFYYTDKFTSALGGSIGIVFDKYKYMSTNIEATRRVYDTGDTQNLLKATQSFRLSQNSQLKFKYDYKQRYILERKNDEQSYQAIFSYYF; via the coding sequence ATGAACAATGAAATTAGTGAAATAGATGATAATAACTTTTTCCTAGCTAAAGATGGTAAAACTAATGCAAAAAATGAACTAGATGCTACTCTTGAAGCTCTATTTAACGAATCAAGTTTTGATGATAACTCTACTGCTTGTAGATTTCCTGCAAGAAAATCATGGTTAAAAAAAGAGTTAAATATTACAGATTTTCCAGAAGTTACGTGCACAGAATATGATAAAATCTTAAAAAGATTAAATCCAAAATCAGCTACCTTGGTATTTCCATCTGCTCACATAAACTCTCCAGCTTCAATGTTTGGGCATACTTTTTTACGCATTAACTCTGCTTACAAATCTAAACTTCTCTCTTATGCTATAAACTACGCAGCAGATGCAAATCCTGATACCGAGAATGGTGTTGTCTTTGCTATTAAAGGACTTTTTGGCGGTTATTATGGAAAATACTCTCTTTTACCATACTACGACAAACTAAAAGAGTATAGAGATACAGAACAAAGAGATATTTGGGAGTATGACTTAAACTTAAATGAAGAAGAAGTGCAAAGAATGGTAGAACACATTTGGGAACTCAATGGTACTCACTCAAATTATTATTTTTTTACTGAAAACTGCTCATACAATATGCTATGGTTTATAGAGATAGCAAGACCATCTGTAAACTTAAGAGATTATTTTAACTATCAAGTAATTCCTCTTGAGACTGTTCACGCAGCTTTGAGTGAGAAACTTATTGATAAAAAACACTATAGAGCTTCAAAAAGAACTATATTATTAAAATACGAAACTCTTTTAAAACCAGAAAATTTAAACTTGCCAAAAAAACTTGTTAATTCAAAAATAAGTATAGAAAATATTACAAACAATACCTCTATATCTACTCAACAAAAAATGTATATTTTAGAAGCATCTATTGAGTTTTTAGAGTATTCTTTTAGCAAAAACGATATGGACAAACAAGATTATCTTGAATTGTTTCATAACATAACAAAAGCAAGAGCTAAACTTGGAAAAGGTGAAGAAATAAATATATCTACTCCAGCCAATCCTATTGATAGTCACAAAGGTGTAAAAGCAACAGCTGGTTTAGGTTCAAGAGAGAACGAGGCCATCAGTTTTTTAGGTATAAGACCTGCATATCATAGTTTAGAAGATAGTAATTATGGATTTTTAAGAGGTACTCAGATTGAATTTATGGATGTTTTACTCTCTTATAGCGATAAAAAAGTAGAAGTAGAAAATACTACAATTATTTCTATTGTATCTCTTGCTCAAAGAAGTGAGTTTTTTGATAGTTTTTCTTGGAGAACAAAGTTTGGATGGGATAGAAACTACATTGATGAAAAAAGTAATTTTATAGCTACCTTAGGAGCTGGTTATAGCTGGGGAAATGAACTAGCATTTACATACATAATGCTTGATCCACTCTTTTACTATACAGACAAGTTTACTTCTGCTCTTGGTGGAAGCATAGGAATAGTTTTTGATAAATATAAATATATGAGTACAAATATAGAAGCTACAAGAAGAGTCTATGATACAGGCGACACACAAAATCTACTAAAAGCGACTCAAAGTTTTAGACTATCTCAAAACTCACAATTAAAGTTTAAGTATGACTACAAACAAAGATATATACTAGAGCGTAAAAATGATGAGCAAAGCTATCAAGCAATATTTTCTTACTACTTTTGA
- the mgtE gene encoding magnesium transporter: protein MNKLKEYLSSHELSEIHPSDIAKILKQLDDRELIDAIKLIPKNMIGDVALALPDRYFDDIVESLSVDELSRAVTELESDDQLEFMQELEELDEGKASQVFEILDEEDKQEITKLQTYDEDEAGAYMQLEVFTADKDEIVQDVIHRFGRLRRENELENIQNLFITSKDSKLLYSVGLDDILIFDFLKTLKENIDLSEESFEPKKAIDTDDIRDVVHYFEEYDLSVVPITNAYGVLIGRITSDDIYDIINEQATEQMYNLAGLDDDAEEDDEILKAGRKRATWLSLNLLTAISASVVIGIFSDTLQSMVALAVLMPIVASMGGNAGTQSLTVVVRQLALGEISQGDAMRIIKKEVTLSLGNGIFFAIIMGTIAALWFNMGMLGVVIALSMLINLLAAGFFGATIPLFLKKMDIDPAIGSTVILTTVTDVVGFLSFLGLATWILL, encoded by the coding sequence ATGAATAAGCTAAAAGAGTATCTGAGTTCTCACGAACTTAGTGAGATTCATCCCTCGGACATTGCCAAAATTTTAAAGCAACTAGATGATAGAGAACTCATTGATGCCATAAAACTTATTCCTAAAAATATGATTGGTGATGTTGCTCTAGCTCTTCCTGATAGATACTTTGATGATATAGTTGAATCTTTAAGTGTAGATGAGCTCTCAAGGGCTGTAACAGAGCTTGAATCTGATGATCAATTAGAGTTTATGCAAGAGCTTGAAGAGCTTGATGAAGGTAAGGCTTCTCAAGTTTTTGAGATTCTTGATGAAGAAGATAAACAAGAAATTACAAAACTCCAAACCTATGATGAAGATGAAGCTGGTGCATATATGCAACTCGAAGTCTTTACTGCAGATAAAGATGAAATTGTACAAGATGTTATACATCGTTTTGGCAGACTTAGACGTGAAAATGAACTTGAAAATATTCAAAATCTTTTTATAACAAGTAAAGATAGTAAGCTTCTTTATTCAGTCGGTTTAGACGATATTCTTATTTTTGATTTTTTAAAAACTTTAAAAGAAAATATAGATTTAAGTGAAGAAAGTTTTGAGCCTAAAAAAGCTATTGATACTGACGATATAAGAGATGTTGTTCACTACTTTGAAGAGTATGACCTCTCTGTTGTTCCAATAACAAATGCTTATGGTGTTTTAATTGGTCGTATCACTTCGGATGATATTTATGATATTATCAATGAACAAGCTACAGAACAGATGTATAATCTTGCTGGTCTTGATGATGATGCAGAAGAAGATGATGAGATATTAAAAGCTGGACGCAAAAGAGCTACCTGGCTCTCTTTAAATCTTTTGACTGCTATCTCAGCATCTGTAGTTATTGGTATCTTTTCAGATACTCTGCAAAGCATGGTTGCTCTTGCAGTTTTGATGCCTATAGTAGCTTCAATGGGAGGAAATGCCGGAACTCAGAGTCTTACTGTTGTTGTAAGGCAGTTGGCTCTTGGTGAGATTTCTCAAGGCGATGCTATGAGGATTATAAAAAAAGAAGTGACCTTATCTTTAGGTAATGGAATCTTCTTTGCTATAATTATGGGAACAATAGCTGCATTATGGTTCAATATGGGTATGTTAGGAGTTGTAATAGCTCTTAGTATGCTAATTAACCTTTTAGCTGCTGGTTTTTTTGGTGCAACCATACCGCTCTTTTTAAAAAAAATGGATATAGATCCAGCCATAGGAAGTACGGTTATATTAACAACTGTTACTGATGTGGTGGGCTTTTTAAGTTTTCTTGGTTTAGCGACTTGGATACTTCTGTAG
- a CDS encoding AMIN domain-containing protein, whose translation MIKVFFVSLFLLTTLEARENPFFPAKGEKDIPYTSNKVKKLEPLKRSSITLPSSARVIKKVTIEYENLDASLEKRSIELENIIDWHLPIFISQNYSQNNSDTNEEESSVKKSEIKYNEIASIEFARFLSEKKNLKIITDDKIIRNFLLVKPHRIVLDFKRDTNLKSYEKENKNNIFCKVRIGNHSGYYRAVIELDGLYRYKMQKVSDGYIFSLR comes from the coding sequence TTGATTAAAGTTTTTTTTGTATCACTTTTTTTGTTAACAACTCTAGAAGCTCGTGAAAATCCTTTTTTTCCTGCAAAAGGTGAAAAAGATATACCCTACACTTCAAATAAAGTAAAAAAACTAGAACCACTTAAGCGTTCATCTATCACTCTTCCATCATCAGCTAGAGTTATTAAAAAAGTAACTATTGAGTATGAAAACTTAGATGCTTCCCTTGAGAAAAGATCTATAGAACTTGAAAATATTATAGATTGGCATCTGCCTATTTTTATCTCTCAAAATTATTCTCAAAACAATAGTGATACAAACGAAGAAGAATCTTCTGTAAAAAAAAGTGAAATAAAATATAACGAGATAGCATCTATAGAGTTTGCAAGGTTTTTATCAGAGAAAAAAAATCTAAAAATTATAACAGATGATAAAATCATAAGAAACTTTTTATTGGTAAAGCCACATAGAATTGTTTTGGATTTTAAAAGAGATACAAATCTAAAAAGTTATGAAAAAGAAAATAAAAATAATATATTTTGTAAAGTAAGAATAGGAAATCACTCCGGTTACTATCGCGCTGTAATAGAACTTGATGGGCTATATAGATATAAGATGCAAAAAGTATCAGATGGATATATTTTTAGTTTAAGATAG
- a CDS encoding DUF3015 family protein, with the protein MKKILLSAVAVLALTTSAMAGVNSQTGCGLGSMIIKDDSSAVMLALQATTNGTSGNQTFGITSGTSGCSKTKFVMNERAQEFVASNMDTLAKEIAVGHGESIDTLAELLKVEDTATFSATLQSNYNSIYTSKSVKMADVLDNISTTSL; encoded by the coding sequence ATGAAAAAAATATTATTAAGTGCAGTAGCTGTTTTAGCTCTAACTACATCAGCAATGGCAGGTGTTAATTCTCAAACTGGTTGTGGTCTTGGTTCTATGATTATTAAAGATGATTCTTCAGCTGTTATGCTAGCTCTACAAGCTACAACTAATGGTACATCTGGTAACCAAACTTTTGGTATTACTTCTGGAACTTCTGGTTGTAGTAAAACTAAATTTGTTATGAATGAAAGAGCACAAGAGTTTGTTGCTTCAAACATGGATACTCTTGCAAAAGAGATTGCAGTTGGTCATGGTGAGTCTATTGATACACTAGCTGAACTTTTAAAAGTTGAAGATACAGCTACTTTCTCTGCAACACTTCAGTCAAACTACAACAGCATCTACACTTCAAAAAGTGTTAAAATGGCTGATGTACTTGACAACATCTCTACTACTTCTCTGTAA
- a CDS encoding HpaA family protein, with translation MNKKTLLSAVMALTLLTGCGTSFVSMKPLELSKDEYAQTDSEKGIAFAIARPQLMIKTKMSPDLNRGLNRRLQYDANAISCHLTSEIERMLVARGITITNVFESINDMTFTQKKETTALLYPVITISILQESNTVYQEGHATNTNGDIKVRVDAGVVMLEPLSGEKIWVKHVYAGKKDLLINYNGFIENNPSPFKIQTNVEAVANNIDALLIEIDNQILNAVSKHVTKEEFKYLNDDIKKLKGIKRY, from the coding sequence ATGAACAAAAAAACATTACTTAGCGCTGTTATGGCACTAACTCTTTTAACGGGATGTGGAACAAGCTTTGTTTCTATGAAGCCTCTTGAGCTATCAAAAGATGAGTATGCTCAAACAGATAGCGAAAAAGGGATTGCATTTGCTATAGCAAGACCTCAATTGATGATTAAGACAAAAATGTCTCCAGATTTAAATCGTGGTCTAAATCGTCGTCTTCAATATGATGCAAACGCTATCTCTTGTCACTTAACTTCAGAAATAGAAAGAATGCTTGTTGCAAGAGGCATTACTATCACTAATGTTTTTGAAAGCATAAACGATATGACATTTACGCAAAAGAAAGAAACTACTGCTCTTTTATATCCAGTAATTACTATTAGTATTCTTCAAGAATCAAACACGGTTTATCAAGAAGGTCACGCAACAAACACTAATGGTGATATAAAAGTTAGAGTAGATGCTGGTGTTGTTATGTTAGAGCCACTATCTGGTGAAAAAATTTGGGTTAAGCATGTTTATGCTGGTAAAAAAGATTTACTTATAAACTATAATGGGTTTATTGAAAATAATCCAAGTCCATTTAAAATTCAAACTAACGTTGAAGCAGTTGCGAATAATATCGATGCACTTTTAATAGAAATTGACAATCAAATTCTTAATGCTGTTAGTAAGCACGTTACCAAAGAAGAGTTCAAATACTTAAACGATGATATCAAAAAATTAAAAGGTATCAAAAGATACTAA
- a CDS encoding DMT family transporter → MTKILAKYQKDKILKNSHFTYLLILAMFLWGGGWSALKILTFTSSIEVVVFWRFFLMSISFLPILYFIKAPIVLNKSGAKFVASSSILNISFMIFSFLGVQHGFAGNGGVIITTLTPLMTFLIVAFLFKKNLIASQYLGLSIGLLGGVIILELNDLTLFFSSSNIYFAICAIIWAFVTILSQHSHKHIHPVHYSFYISIVASIFSYIYAFDSDLMSVFEQDYKFWIALIYLAVLGQSVATTIFYIASAKLGSEKTSSFMFLVPIFSLIIAWIILDESLQTHIIIGGFLSLIAVYFINKKY, encoded by the coding sequence ATGACAAAAATTTTAGCAAAATACCAAAAAGACAAAATTTTGAAAAACTCACACTTTACTTATCTTCTTATTTTAGCCATGTTTTTGTGGGGCGGTGGTTGGTCTGCATTGAAAATTTTAACATTTACTTCATCCATAGAAGTTGTTGTTTTTTGGCGTTTTTTTCTTATGAGCATCTCTTTTTTACCAATACTATATTTTATAAAAGCACCTATTGTTTTAAATAAATCAGGTGCAAAATTTGTGGCATCTAGCTCTATTTTAAATATCTCTTTTATGATTTTTTCATTTTTAGGCGTTCAACATGGGTTTGCAGGAAATGGAGGGGTTATTATAACAACTCTCACACCTTTGATGACTTTTTTAATTGTTGCCTTTCTTTTTAAAAAAAATCTTATTGCATCTCAATATCTTGGTCTTAGTATTGGTCTTCTTGGGGGTGTAATTATTCTTGAGCTAAATGATTTAACTCTTTTTTTTAGTAGTTCAAACATATATTTTGCAATATGCGCAATAATTTGGGCTTTTGTCACCATACTTTCTCAACATTCGCATAAACATATACATCCCGTGCATTACAGTTTTTATATTTCTATTGTAGCAAGCATTTTTTCATATATATACGCATTTGATAGTGACTTAATGAGTGTATTTGAGCAAGATTACAAATTTTGGATAGCCTTAATCTATTTGGCTGTTTTAGGTCAGAGCGTAGCTACTACAATCTTTTATATAGCATCTGCCAAACTTGGAAGTGAAAAAACAAGTTCTTTTATGTTTTTAGTACCTATATTTTCTTTAATTATTGCTTGGATAATTTTGGATGAGAGCTTGCAAACACATATTATTATTGGTGGTTTCTTAAGTCTTATTGCGGTTTATTTTATAAACAAAAAATATTAA
- a CDS encoding caspase family protein produces MRIILVFLVLCSVIFADSRALYLKKYENEKKLALVIGNNTYSGQLSKLQNPINDATDVKKALEKTGFEVIFLTDATQAQMDEKLREFSDKLKKSAIGLFYFAGHGLEIANQNYLVPIGADISDKFKVKYKTVAVDEIVTRMNNSGTRLNMLVLDACRNDPFSRGGGGLAPIVTAKGTLIAYATSPGSVAADNANERNGLYTKHFLKAIKQKNINQRDFFHNVRVGVYNESGGLQTPYLNNGTIGDFYFFIEKETSNKNYEVSSDAKPDEVLWREIETSNNYVDFEFFIDTYPKSKYASIAKFKIQKLNSNAVVQNKTNIKEIWKDESTGLIWQVPIETRKFTHRGANRYCERLELGGYTDWRVPNVKELQSILTKEAYKNDNSRSGKSYIKRDLLESTTVQYQWFWTNTIYANNRSKAWHIDFAHNKILQHYTSSESYVRCVK; encoded by the coding sequence ATGAGAATTATTTTAGTGTTTTTGGTTTTATGCAGTGTTATTTTTGCTGATAGTAGAGCTTTGTATTTGAAAAAATATGAAAATGAAAAAAAGCTTGCTTTAGTTATTGGAAATAATACCTATAGTGGACAACTCTCGAAACTTCAAAATCCTATCAACGATGCTACAGATGTAAAAAAAGCTTTAGAAAAAACAGGTTTTGAAGTAATTTTCTTAACAGATGCTACTCAGGCACAAATGGATGAAAAATTAAGAGAGTTTAGCGATAAACTAAAAAAAAGTGCAATAGGTCTTTTTTATTTTGCTGGTCATGGACTTGAGATAGCAAATCAGAACTATTTAGTGCCTATTGGTGCTGATATAAGTGATAAGTTTAAAGTTAAATATAAAACAGTTGCAGTAGATGAAATTGTTACCAGAATGAATAATAGTGGCACTAGACTCAATATGCTTGTCTTAGATGCTTGTAGAAATGATCCTTTTTCACGAGGAGGTGGCGGACTTGCTCCTATTGTTACAGCAAAAGGAACACTAATAGCCTACGCTACATCCCCAGGTAGTGTCGCCGCTGATAATGCAAATGAGAGAAATGGTTTGTATACAAAACATTTTTTAAAAGCTATAAAACAAAAAAATATAAATCAAAGAGATTTTTTTCACAATGTTAGAGTTGGTGTGTACAACGAAAGTGGTGGACTTCAAACTCCATATTTAAACAATGGAACTATAGGCGATTTTTACTTTTTTATAGAAAAAGAGACTTCAAATAAAAATTATGAAGTAAGTTCAGATGCAAAGCCTGATGAGGTTTTATGGAGAGAGATTGAGACATCAAATAATTATGTTGATTTTGAATTTTTTATAGATACTTATCCAAAATCAAAATATGCATCTATTGCAAAATTTAAAATTCAAAAATTAAACTCTAATGCAGTAGTTCAAAATAAAACTAACATTAAAGAGATTTGGAAAGACGAGAGTACAGGTCTGATTTGGCAAGTGCCAATAGAAACAAGAAAGTTTACTCACAGAGGTGCAAACAGATACTGCGAGAGATTGGAGTTAGGTGGTTATACAGATTGGAGAGTTCCAAATGTAAAAGAACTTCAAAGCATCTTGACTAAAGAAGCTTATAAAAATGATAATAGTAGAAGTGGTAAATCTTATATAAAAAGAGATTTATTAGAATCTACAACAGTTCAATATCAGTGGTTTTGGACTAATACTATATATGCTAATAACAGATCTAAAGCTTGGCATATAGATTTTGCCCATAATAAAATTCTTCAACACTACACTTCTAGTGAGTCTTATGTTAGATGCGTAAAGTAA